The nucleotide sequence cagtttaacTGGCTTAATGTATTAAACAGAGAGTCTGAGCTATCATTATCATAGAGTTTTGTTTccgagaggagaagagaaaaccCAGTTCTCTACCTGTCCACGTGGCCTGGTGGTCTGGGACACGTGCCACTCTCCCCATCATGTATATGCACTGTCaacttttaaataaaaggcaaaatctttaaccaaaacacaaagaaacctCTAAAGTTATGTTGATGTCAGGTATTGAGGCTCTCTGTTTATAGTTGTACAGTCTCTCTAATGACTTGGCTACATGGCAGAATAGAACAgaatcattttttttataactcaaggtccactttctAGCTTTCAACCGCGTCTCATGGTCCTCATCAGccgatggagtttgctcagttgtcattgaGATGGCTCATTTTTCACCACGTGACAGAGTTACGGTTACGTGGCGCAATTAAGTAAAGTTTCTGAAGAAGATAGTGAGTGGGCAGTGATTATTATGTCTAACCAGAAGGTCAATaatgaactttcacactcaGTAGAATAGAATAGTGGACACACTGAAAGATAAACCCacctaaataacaaaataattactattatttgttattttcttaattCAAAGAACAGTGTTTACTCTAATGTCTACTCACTAACTGACTGCTGCATACTATTGTATGTTATGCTTAAATAGAATAGAACTGAACAGAAGAGAGCTGTGGGGCAAAAATCTGCTCTAAGACCGCATTGACCCCCTGCTTTGGGGTAATTTGGGgtaaaacacaaatttatttaaGAGTGTGCACCATGTGATGTTTGACACAGGGCCGCTGTGAAAGACAGATAATAATGCAGAACCTGCCCTCAAAGCCCTTTATCATTCCagttgatcagaatcagaaatactttattgatccccgaggggaaactcttttgctacagctgctcactgtcacgtcagtgcacacaggaagagaagtactaagcaaaacaaatataatacactataatacaggtcagatatattaagtaccaagtgggtataagtataaaattgcaataagtgaaaagtacaaagtggatttaccggttgatgataagtatgtacggtctaataatataatgtaataatataagtaataagtaatagtgcaataatgagtactgtcaagttaagtgtagcttattaagatgataatgagacggtggatattgcacagcagtaatagaggtatgaataaatatcaataacttaaactgaaaagagtatattgcaccggagtattaaacagagaatattgcacgaTTATTTCaagtgttacagtgatgttattgatccaatgtccagtttatcgacttaaggtccttaagagtttgatggccacaggcagggatgacttcctgtggcgctccgtggtgcattgtgggatgttgtgatttaatgttgcacattcccaaacaaattaaataaattaccttACCTGCTTTGCTTGAGTGGTGATCCAGCCTTCagattagaatagaatagaagaaGAGTGTGATATATTCAGTAATGTATCAGtggaaaaagcaagaaaaatacattttaaaagtcagtGAATGTGGACAACATGTGGTGTCTATGTACACAGAAAGACCGCATCAACACCGCATGTCAAACTATCTGAACTTTAAATCTGAATCTTTCCACATGTTGTCGCCCCCTGCAGCagggagaacagcaggaagtaGCGTGGAAAGACTGCTGATTATTtgaatcaggaaaaaaaacaaatgtggcTGCAAGAAGCATGTGAAACTTAGTGGGTTTGTGCTTCATTGTGATGCATGAAATATATAATCATGTTGTGAAACGTgtcactgcttttttttttaaatgaacttcATTGGCACTGTCAACCAGAACAGGTGCAGCAAGCAAGAtcaacattcatttttaaactgtttgCAGTCCCGTCTCCCAGCAGGAGATCAAAGACAAACCCACTTCAACTTCCACAAGCAAGgccttttttttaactgtattaaATTACAGCACCGTGCCCtccctttcttccctctctcagCCACAGTAAGAGgacagagagtgagggaggaagCTGAGAGGAGGAACTTGGGCTTTGTGGACGAGGCTCGGCTGTTGTTTCACATTCTTGACACTGGAGTCTGGATGAACGGGTGGGGATGGTAACAGGGTGCTCCGTCTCTCCCTTTCCCGTCTCCCAGGGGACCATGAGCAGCTTTGTGCACAGCCAGAAACACTCAAGTGTAACACAGTAGCTTAAATCCACAGGCAGGGGACTGCAAAGGCACAGACACATCAGCCATGTATGGTAGTTATATTGTAACTAAGCTGCAGCATatgctttgtttttaacaaaatgttcttgTGGTTTTCTTTGCCTTGTTTTATGGCCCCTTTCACACAAATTCCAAATATACCATATATGTTTTCTTTAGGCTATAGGTCATGTAACAAATACATAGATATTGTATGCTTATATCCAGCGCAAACAAATTGTTCAGTGCAACATTTATGATTCTCTAAACCTTTTTCATTTGAAAGGTTTCAACACAGCTttttcactgactgactgatgtcAAGCCACAAATGTTCATAACACAGTCTAAGTACATGTGTACACTATGCTGAATTCCAGCATCTTTGAACGCACATTACGTATAGGGGAACCTGTTTTTAGCTTGACCAATAGAAATTCTCAGCCTCTTTGAGTTTGACTTGCTTGATATccttgttttattatgttttaggTTTGTTTTAAAGGCCCTACATTAACACAGTATACACAGATGTTTTCACTTACTGCCTGATTAGACACCTTTTTATGGTAAAAAGCAAGGCGAAGTCACCGCCAACGCCCACTAATTATTTTGAGAAGCGACAAACCTCTAATGAGGAACATGAAAAGGTCACAGGTGAGAGGGGTGTGGTAACCAAAACTACAACAAGATTGGAAGAAAGCAGTCAACTGTGTTTGCATCGACAGGAGTCGATCTGCATAACTGTCCTATTAGTTATTCTTTTATAGTTTATGGAAGTCTGGTGACCTCAGCATAGCTCCGCCCACCTTCAACTTCAGCAGATGTGATTAGTAATATTGAAAAAAGTTAATACCAGTCAAAACAAAAGTTTGAAGTCTGTCATGCTTCTGATCTCACCCAACAACGATGTCACAATGTACTGACACACTTCTACGTCACCGCAGCAAGGTGAGatgtttcaccactagaggtcAGCAGAAACAGGATTTTCTGTTTGCTTTGAACTTTGTGACCGactttagtttatttttgtttctagGTGGCCACGCTGCTCAGgtgaatttaatttcatttaatgcGGTTTAAACTTGATCAGTTTTGAATTTGCAAAGGTGCCATGAGCCCAAATGTTGTTGAATTATCTGAGCTCCAAGATGCTACAGTTCAAATATAGCAACCACCTGAAAAAGCTCTTACCAAGAATttatattttagatttaaatTCTGACAAATACACGTCAGCAGGACCTCCATAAACAGTGTTAATTCCTCCACTAAAGTTTGCAGGCTTGCAACATCTGCATTTTAGGCCTTTGGCTGACTACAGCAGAATAAACTCAGTGTTGATCATGACATTATAGAAAACCAGTACCAAATCTCAGTGACTGTTCAAGGTTGAGAGAAAAGTACTAGCAAAGAAAACATGCtgcaggagaaaagaaagaaaaggcgTGTTTTAGAAGCTTGTAAATGGCTCTTTTTGTGTCTCAAACTAGACTCACAAGGGAAGATTTGAAAAGCATTACTGCTGCACAAAAGCAGCGTTCAGAGACacataatacaaaaaaagtGACTCATAAGGATGAGACGAGAGGGCGCGCTTCTTTTAAATAGACTTCTTATATTTCATTGTCCAGGAATGACAAAAATGCAAcactattttttatattatggAGCCATGCTGATCCCTTGTCAGATCATCTCAACAAAAATTCCTTagcagaggagaaagaaacGCAGATATGAATGCATGCAGAGATTTCCAGATCTTTTCATAGTCTTTTATTCATGGAAAGAGTTTGGTCGTGCTCTCAGTGTCAGTAGAAACACGTCAATAGCGAGAAAAACTCTCAGCCTGCGAGATTTTCTCCTCATTTAACGTCCAAACAATATATCCTCTTTATTGTTTCAAATATCAGTACACGCGTGTCCTCATCTGGGACACGGACTCCgtatggaaaataaaaatgagcaaCTCTTAAAGCAGTAGTCAAAAGATCAAAaaccaaaatacacaaaatgaatCCACCACCAAAAGAGTGCAAAAGCTAAATAGTTGTTTTGTAGAAAGCAAGCAGAGGGAGCATTTATTTagaaactttatttttgactttACACTTTTGTCTCCTCAAGATACTGTTTCAAATTGATCTCCAATTAAAGCCCTGAACAAATCATagcatatatataatattgtcaACAACATACATTTACATCAGAGGTCTTTAGTTTTCTTATCTGGGTGTTTTGTTCAACAAACAAGAGAATTCAAAGTTGCATGAACATGTGATGGTTAGTACAGACTGTGCACATTTctcttttctaatatttttttttagtggtATAGGTAGAAAAAGgtcattatttaaaaacaaaattaaaaaaaacaatttgcaATTAGCACCGTtactgtgatttattttaacttagGGATCAGCACCTTGTCCCGTTAGTAGCGACTAGGAGTTTTcatactgctgctgctcagaggAGTTTAGATGACGAGGTCGTTGTCCACGTCCTctggaaaacacaaagacacaaaacatccATCAGCACATATTAACATCCTGATCGATGTGGCAATAATTATTTAACCaaacatcaaataaatatatttgtaagGAGAAATGTGCTTAACAGTATTTATGGATGAattcaaaagtacaaaaagtacaaaaaagtgCAGAAATCGTAGCAGTGTTTGGACATCTTTTAGATGTAGATGACCAAATTTCAATtaacaataaatatttaaaaaactgtctttttttagtttgttaaaatgatgaatatttAAGGAATTTATTGAGTAAGTATTTAAgaatgtgcaaatgaaaaatatgataTTTCTACAAAGTAAACTTAAGATCCAAAACATTTGCCCCACACAAAATGGATTTTTAACAACTGTTTTGGGGTTAAATGATGGGATCAACCAGATTTAGTGTATAAATGTTTTGATTCTGAAGGAAGCGACTGACACCAAAAGCTGACATGTACTGATGAACAATTCACTGACAGACAATTCTGATAACTGATTACCTGCTGAAGTCATTTGTCAAGcataaatgccaaatattctcaaatgtgataatttgctccttttctctctttttctgtgatagttaattgaatatctttggatggTTTGGACAagaaatttgaagatgtcaccaaGGGACATATTTCACTTTCTTCTTGACacattttttagactaaataaataatcatttagTCAACAGAATAATGAATGACAAACATAATCCTGAGATGCCGCTCTCCTTCATTTCCTGCAGCTTAACTTCACTAAAGCTGCAGGAAATACGGTGACAAGCTTTTCTCAATTTTTGTGATACTACAAAACCGACATTTAAATTTAAggtcattatttttgttgtttggtgaTCATCTTCATGCATACAGTCGATACTCACGCTCCTTGATGCCGAAGCAGGCGGCCCACTCCTCCAGGGCGATGTATTTGTCGTTGTCAGAGTCGCACTGCTCGAAGAAGCGGGTGGTGCAATGCTCCATGGGAATGAGAGGGGCACGCAGGGGGGAGAGCTCTGTGTGGGTCAGGTATCTGGTGGCATACAGACACAAGAACAAGATTCACTATGGGAAAACCTTTACAGTAGCAACTATGGTCaatttctgtgtttctgctgtatttacaaaataagctttgtgtctctgtgagcACAAAATAATTATTCCATGATCATGAGAAAACTGGTTTCAGAGTTTGTTGAATATAAGAAAATATGAGGACAAACTTTTTGTCTCATGATCACTGAAGATGCTTTAAAATTTCGGGTTCACAAAGTAACTTTTTTGTAatcaagtaaaaacaaaatgcagaaaatcacCTTCACCCATGACCTGTCTGCTTGGAGAAAAGGTATTTCAGATGTCATTATTCACCCATTGTCTGCTTAAAACACCTTCCCTTTAGCGCGTTTACTGTCCTCTAATATCACAGTCAAAAACTTGCATTTGTCTTCACCCACACTGGAGTTAGGCATCTCCTGCGTGAAGTTAAATGCTTAATTGTACATTAAGAAAGAAATTAAGCAAAAGGAAAAAGCTTGTAAATGTAGGTTCTTGCTGGTGCAGTTAGAGTCTAGCAGCCACATCAGCATTTTTTAGAATAAGTAGTTATAAAGTGAACAGCAGCTGGGGAATTGTTTGATCCATCAGTGTGGTGTGAGATCAGAGGCTGCATCATCCACACTGGAAACCAatcagctctcagctctgccAGAAGCTCAACCACTGCCTGAGCAATACAGATATTTTAGTTTACAAGACCTTACACGTGCTGACTCTGCCATGTCAGAACCTTTTGTCAATTCTTCCATCTATGAAAGATAGTTGTGGAAGCCGAATAAGTCTGTGTCTGATTGGATATAAAACTACTCCTTTTGGCCCCCTACGTACCCATCGACGGGGTGCTGGTCGAGCTGGCCGAACTGCCAGTGGACGGGGAAGATGTACATGTTGTAGTTCTTCTCGAAGTCGTGAGCCAGCAGGTCCAGAGAGTGATCGCCAGCCTGCAGCCTCTTCTCATTCTCATAGATCTTCTTCACCTGAAAGATGGGACAGACACATTCCACATTACCAAAAAATAAACTCACTAACACTACAGTTAATGACCCCTAATCGGCTTGTTGCATGGTTTAGATGTCGATTGTTTGCTATTTGGAGgcttaaagtacaaaaatgtgtttaaaatatttaagtttAATAATCAATCTAATTAGCACGTCAGTGATTAGATTCATCTAAAAGCTCTCTCACACTCTGCACACTTTCGTTTGCATCTTAAAACTACTGTTGTCAAATCGTGGATCAGCCTAAAAGCTTGTTtgcaaaagttgtttttttcaactATTCTGAATTATCTACAAAAGTTAAATCAACTCTGATGGGTGTAGAGAGTGATGTGGAGTGTAAAAGCTTGTAGAGTAAATCCATAACTTCTCTCTGGTATTTAGGTGTTTTTCAGTCATATAAACATTTCCTCAGTCTGaatgaattatgtttttaaactgtttggATAAGAGTTTGTGAGTCTTTATGAGCCACCTCAAGCATAAAACGGTGTGTTTTAAACACTTACAATAACACACTGTGTCTGGTGAACCAGTGAACAATCTTTCCCCTTCACTTTTGATGGTATTATCTCTCAATATTTGTGACATTTCTCTTATAAAGAATTTTGGAAGCAAACAAAATCTTATTCTGTTTCAGTCTTTTGTATGCAAAGCATCTCCACTCTATGTAAATGTGCTTCTCATACCTATATAAGGTAGCTTATGAATACCTGTTGACTATTGGTCAACTTCCACAACTTTAAATATCAGTCTAGGTCTGAGAGAGCACATTAAAGGCTTACTGTATAAGTTGGTGCAGTGTGCTAAATGAATGAACCGCTCCatgttataaaatgtttgcCACGGCCTGATAATGTATCCAACACATCCAGCTACAACAATCAACaggttacataaaaaaaatataaatcacttCCTACACTGGAACATTCTACAGTGGGACCACCGAAACACCTGAACATGGAAGTATGCTGTGAATCCGTCTTTACCAAAACGACTACTCACCCTGAGCTTCTGCTTCTCGGTCAGCAGGTTGTTGTCCTCGTCGCGCTCGTACAGAGTCACCAGAACGTTCTTCAGCCAGTCCCTCATACGCAGGGGGAACTCGTTCAGCTCGGTGTCCAGGCAGGGCTCGATGACTGCGGAGAGAAAACACTGTCAGCATGAATAAAAGCAGACGCCTTTAACTTTAATTCACACATATTGGGCAATAAATTCCAACCTCAAGCAGACACTGCATGACAGTTGAATATATGAGTTGAAAATAGCCGAGGTAAATTGACTTAATAAAGctttaatcaaatcaaaacctgCATTCTATTTTAAAAGGCATTTAATGATACTTGTGATCATTATTGTAGCACTGATCGTGTTACAtgat is from Siniperca chuatsi isolate FFG_IHB_CAS linkage group LG8, ASM2008510v1, whole genome shotgun sequence and encodes:
- the sparc gene encoding SPARC isoform X1, which encodes MRVWIVFVLCLAGHAMAAPTEEEPIVEELVTEEPIVEETEVGANPVQIEVGEFDEAIEIVEDIVAENPCLNHHCKKGKVCEVDESNTPMCVCQDPSTCPATEGEFEHVCGTDNKTYDTSCHFFATKCTLEGTKKGHKLHLDYIGPCKFIEPCLDTELNEFPLRMRDWLKNVLVTLYERDEDNNLLTEKQKLRVKKIYENEKRLQAGDHSLDLLAHDFEKNYNMYIFPVHWQFGQLDQHPVDGYLTHTELSPLRAPLIPMEHCTTRFFEQCDSDNDKYIALEEWAACFGIKEQDVDNDLVI
- the sparc gene encoding SPARC isoform X2, with the protein product MRVWIVFVLCLAGHAMAAPETEVGANPVQIEVGEFDEAIEIVEDIVAENPCLNHHCKKGKVCEVDESNTPMCVCQDPSTCPATEGEFEHVCGTDNKTYDTSCHFFATKCTLEGTKKGHKLHLDYIGPCKFIEPCLDTELNEFPLRMRDWLKNVLVTLYERDEDNNLLTEKQKLRVKKIYENEKRLQAGDHSLDLLAHDFEKNYNMYIFPVHWQFGQLDQHPVDGYLTHTELSPLRAPLIPMEHCTTRFFEQCDSDNDKYIALEEWAACFGIKEQDVDNDLVI